Genomic segment of Colletotrichum destructivum chromosome 5, complete sequence:
CCTCCTGAATCTCACCCTTCTACACACCTCCATATTTTCCTCCCTGTTGTCATGGCACACGACCTCCTTACTCTACAGTAGCTTGAACAGCTCCGTTCACTAGGGTCTATGTGCATTCTCTTCCAAGTTAGAAAAGGCATTCTCTTGAAGGCCACTTGTTGTTTCTGAAAGGATCAACATATCCGACCCCAGCCGAAGGTAGTGAAGCACTATATTGTCGAAGAGAAAACCTTCCCTAGGCTGCGATATTACCCTCGGATCGTGAGGTAAGGCTTAAAAGCATATATTCAGGAGGCAATGCTTATGAGACCCTACAGGTTCCTTGGAAACCTGACGAAATCTCAAAGAACTCTGCTTGCCAAGTCTAGCCATGGCAAGCGGCAACAATACCTGGACAGCCAAAATGCCTGTCAACGACTCCATCAAAGGTGGTTTTAGCAGGCTATTGAATGCGTTGCCTACATGCACAGTAAGGGCATTCTTAACAGTGACTTGCGTTCTTGAGTCTTGGTTCTGTCCTATACGCTATTGTCACAGAGCATTGGCCTCATTGAGGACTGGGCGGGCTGTTCAGGTTGCAGGAGGAGAAGTACGAATATGAGAACCGCGTAAATGATCTCTTTAGAAGGCAGGAGTTTCTAGATATTGAGGGTATAGTTGGTAGAGATATCACACGATGTTGGGCGAAAGACTACCAAGCCGCAGCGGACGCGCTTTTTGATGCGAATGGACGTTGCAAATTGATTACATTGCTAACTGGATGAATCTTTTTCTCTGACACCCTAGGCTTGAATCAATCTGAACCACATACCCGTACCAGCTCACACTTATGTGGATACGGGTAGTCCCTCACCCCCGCGAAGATTCCTAAAAGACGAGAGTGTGGCATAGGCATTCAATTTAGAGCTACATACCGGGTATCTCTACATCTTCTGTCCCCGAGTTTCTACTATTGATTGAGAACCATACTAGCGTGACGGCTTTGAGACATTTGAGGGGAGCTAGATATCACCTAACGCAAACTACATTACGATCAAGAAACCCCTCGAGATTTGGACTACATGTGATCGACCTCGCAGTAATCTTCATTGCATAACAGTGCTCTAGGTTTAAAGATAATCGAATTTGCGCTGCAAGAAAAAAGTGCAAAACATTTACTCGGCAGAGTTACAAGACAGTTGAAGCAAGCGCACATCGGATATCACCAGCGAGAGGGGCGTAGCAGGGAGCAACAGATGTCAGTTCCAGGCGTTCTTGACCACGTGAGGAAAAGTTGAACTCATTTTAAGTTAATATTCCGGGCTGATACAACAACATTCGAGTGATACGAcgtttctccttcttttcgcATTGAAACCGTCGCAAACATCTAACGACAAGGAGTTGAAATACTCTAGCACTGTCAAAGAACCAGGGTCTCTCGGAGAGAAGAACTCATCCATCAATCAAAACTCCAGTTTCTCCATCGGGTAGTGATGTCCCTTGAAGTCTTTGAAGTCCACGTCCCTCGCAGGGAACccgccgatgtcgaggagcGCCTCAAACATCCCGCTCTTTCCGCCCCACGTGGCCTCGACGAAGGCGCGCATCATGTCCGTGCCGTTCAGCagcgagctcgaggtccAGAGCTTGCCGTCGTGCGCCCAGCGCGTCTCGACCCAATTgaccgccggcgccctctcccgcagggcgccgatgaccaGACGTGGGCCGGTGGCCGTtttgccggcgaggatgccTGCTTCCAGGGGGGGCATGACGCCGCCACAGATGGTGAGGAAGGCGCTGCACTGGTCGTAGACTTTGCGAATGAAGGCTATCTCAGCGTCGCTCGTCTTGTGGCCCACGCTAGCACCCATAAGCGCAATGTCAAGCGGTGGGCAAGACGCAAACGAGTCCTAGGAGATCGTCCTATTAGTATCAGACTCTCCAAAGAGGTCTCGGGCTCTGACTGCTCGACGTACGGTGGGTTCGATCTGGGCTGCGCTCTTCATCTGGACTGGCTTCCCATCCTCGGAGACCCAGTGGAGCTCAATATCGATGGCATCCTTCCACATCTCCTCGGGAAGGTTCATTACCCGACACGCGGTCTCATCCGTCCAGCCGAAGAACTCAAAGGGCGCTACGTCGAGCATCTCGGTGACGCTGTGGGCGTGTCAGTAGTAGTCTGCGAAAATGGAGAAATGGAATGGCCGAGCACTTTACCCCTTTGTCAATATGACACCGGCTTGAATCTTGCGATTCGGCTTGCTAAGGTTGAAGGCCATGGCTGCGGGGGGGTTTGAGTAGAGAGTTAAGATTGTGCAGTGATGTTGGAAGTCGTTGGATGATGTATTCGAATGGTTTCCAGGCATACCGGGAGAAGCTTCCTTATATCTCGGACGCGTTTATGAAAGCCCATCGTCGTGTCGTTACCGTGCCGCTTACATATCGGTGTGAGTGCTCATGGTTGGTTAAGCCTGTCTGTGCGGCAATGTTCCGGAACGGGGCGACGGGCGTTAGAACCGAGTGGGTCCGGAAGTTACGTCCAGTTCTGGTGTCGGCGCACAAATGTCTGTGCAAACACGACCAATCGAGAGAGTCGGAGCCTCCTGCGCTTAGATCCTTTGACACCTTGGATCGTGAGAAAGTGGGGGCACGGGCGCATAGAGCCCTTGTGAGGTCGGCGCCTGTCGGAACTTGGACTCACTCGGTGTTCCGAACGGCCTCCCTCTCGATGATGGAATCCGGCGCAGGCACTCTCGGCCCGTTACGCGGCCGTTACGCGGAGTGCGTATCTGGCGTCATGGAACAGGGAGAGCCACATTAATTATTTCACATCATTGTGGTTCTGGTACATACAGCGCTCTGGAAGCTTGTCGACGTTTACCGCAACTCCATTCTCTTAATCTGTCGAAAGCTCTGATCTCTTGTAATCAATGTACTAACCTGCATCATTTTGTATCAGGTTAGGGACCTCTGTGCCTGCTGTTTTCAACCTAGCGCTCGAGTAGCATTCAAGGCCAATTGGGATACAGGACCGCTATAACAAGCCAAgccccttttctctctcgaTTTATCTTTTTCAACCTTGTCTTTCTCtgcgtcgagaagggcggtTAGGTTTAAAACTGGCTTTGAACTAGGTATTCGCGTCAAACGATTCGAGTATAAGAAGACTAAAGCAAGCCCCTGACACTCTGGGACGAAAACACCCGGAAAACATCCTCGCAGGATTCGGCCCCATGATTCTTTCGTTCAGTTTTGTGATTCTTTTCATCAACTACGAACGTTTCCCGGCAACTCTCTCTGAAACCAATTTTCCTATCTTTGAGTACGGTGTGCTTCATGACGTCCTTCCTGCTACACACCTCCCGTCATTGGCGTCGCAGCCGGCGACGCAATAACCGTCAATAGGAATGGTGGGCCAACAGCGACAGGGTCTTGGGCACTGTTGATCGGCGAGGCCGCAGGGTTGGTAGAGGAAGCCACGGTCGGGCTGCTCCCGGGTGTGGTTGGCAAGCTACTCACACTGGAGAAATTCCGGAGCAGAGGCGGTGCTGAGCTCCTCTGTACAAAAGCCGTTGTGGGGCAAGAAAACGACGCGGCGGCTGGTGCTGCTACTGCTCGGCATGGTGTCAAGATTGGAACGGGTTTGCTTGAGGGCTGTTGGGAGGCTAAAGAAATGGTAAACGCTTTGTTGGAGTTGTTGGAAATCGTGAATGACAATAGGCTGAAGGTAGAGGGTGAGTCGGCTGGCGATGTTGACGGTGTTGAAGTGAATGTTGAGCTTGACGCTGAAATTAAACTTGAACTTGATTCGGAGCTTAAACCTGAACATTGGATTGTGCTTGTGTACGAAGTGCTGGAGGGTGTGAGAGCTGAGCCAGCACTACTAGCGCTTGAGGATGAGGCCTTGCTGATGATTATagaggagctgctgctcgagtTATTGCCAGAGCTCTGAGAGGTGCTGCAGCCGACGGTAATGCTGCTATTAGCAGTACTTGTACCAGCTGGAGCTGTGGTCGAGCTCGTGGTTGTGCTCGGGATTGTGCTGGAGATGGTTGAAGTGCTTGTAGTGGTAGACGTTGAAGAAGATGTGTTGCTTAGCAAAGAGCTTTTTGCAGAAGAGGTTGAGCTGAGAGCGGTGCTGGAGCTTGTGCTGACACTACTACTGCTGTTCGTCACACTCGCAGAAGTACTGGAGCTGGCGGTACTTGGTGTAATACTGCTTGAGGTTGATGTCGGGCTTGAAATGGGACTGGAGCTGCTTGTCGATGAGGCGCCTGGGGCTGAACCCCAGCTTGAAGAAGTGCTGTAACTGCCGCTTACTTTGGTAGTTTTGATATCTGCAGTAAACGTTGCAGATGTTGCATCTGTTGTAGACGAAGTAGGTGCGGGTGTGAATTCGGTTGTAGATGACGCCGACGTTGTATCTGCAGTAGACAAAGTGGACAACGTGGGCGTGGATTCCATTTTCGTAGACGATGCACCTGTAGTAGACGTCGTATCCACTGTGGTCGTCGCGTCTGTGGTAGCGGTGCTTGTGACAAAACTCGTGCCGCTCGTGGTAGGCCCGTTCATagtcgaagatgacgacgacagTGGTAACGTGTCCTGGCCGTAGACGTTGTACACtacgatggcgtcgacgatgccgccgcactTGGCGGCCGGTGGCTGGTTCAGGCACGACGTGGTGCGGGAGCAGATGGCGTTTCTGAGGACGACACAGCGGCGGGCGAGCACCTGTTTACACATAGCCTAGCAGACGAACGAGTCGCCGCCCGcgatgtcgacgatgtcgacgaacGGGAGCGTCTCGAAGGCCTGCCTGGTCGAAGTTGGCGAAGGCCCCGTAGTCACGGTAGGGGTATCTGAGTTTGATTCCGGCCTGTGTAGCGACGTCGGAGGCGTTGGGAAGTACCAGCGCAGGGGGGTACAGGTGTCTTGAATCCCGTTCGTGTCTCGTTGCTTGATTATGTGGTAGACTACCTGCCTAGGCCGCGGGCGGAAGGTTAACGCTGTCCCCTCATATGACAACCATGATAAAATGCGCGCTACCTGTTCCATATGCCAGCGATATATCGCTATAAATCCGGTCTGAATGCCACCGAGGCCCGTATCAAGATCGTGAAGAGTTGGCTATTTGCGCATCGGTATCATAATGTTCATCCAAGTGGACGGCGTCAGGTCTTGATTGGTAGTAGCTGTGCCGAAGGCCAGCACGGAGGTGCGACCCCTCAATGGGAGAGCGAAGTACATCACTTAGATGTGAATCTTAAgttcagcagcagccagagGCAACTGGCGGGCTCATCGAACGTGAATCTTAACTCTTGTAGTTGCATTCCTGAGGAGGCTCTTGTGAGACCTTGGCTCGGGCTTGAGAGTTGTTTCTCATTGCACGGGAAGAGGGGCTGACACCGACTCTAGCGCGACGGAATGTCATCGCGATCAAAATGCTCCGACCTTGGCTTCTGGGCTGGTATCATCATtttgcggcggcgccgctgaAGCTGATAGGCATGATCTCTGAGACGAGAAAGCTGCGGAAAGTGAGGCATGATCTCGCTGAATGATCTATGAGTCTGCTAAGTTTTGACGTCATCGTAGGGTGAGTTGGGATAGTTTAGCTCCCAAACAAAACCATTGAGCACTACCAAACGGATCGATTGTCTCGGGGTCTCGGCTCACGAGATGTTCTCCGAGACATTGTTGGGCATCCGAGATAATAGTAAAGCagaggcgaagaagacggaagCTCCAGTGATATACCGGTAAGTCTTCCGGGAGACAGTAAGCTTTCTAAAGAAGACATTTAGTCTCTAGGCGTATTCGGATACGTGGTTTTTCGTTATTACAATCGCTTCCCATGGACCAAACTTATTTGCTTCTGTTTCTCCCTGTCCCCTTCCGTGTAAGTGCGCTCGCCCTCTGGTTTCATAGACAAAAAGAAATCGTACTTTCGCCCGACTCGATGTCTGAGAATCTTGTACacaaaagaaagaagctgGCCTAGAAGAACTCGAATGGGCAAAAGTACCGGCATCTAAGTATTCTTTCGCCAGCCCAACGGGGACGATCCATTGCGGTCATGACCGTGTCTTCGGGCCTGTCCAGACCCGGTACTCTGCCACGGTACCGAGGCCGTTCATGGCCCGTGCGTGGAGGTTCGCGAGCGGGGCCGTAAACAAACGCAGGGAGCGAGCGACCGATcgctccgccgcccctcctcgGGTCTAAACCTCTAAAAACAAAaccctctcccttcccaaCCAAACAACCCGAGACCCACGAAACCAGAGCCTCACCGCAGCGCGACTTCCCCCTCTCCGTCCCAACTACCGCAATCTTTAACGACGTCAACGAAGCGATTCCTTACAGACCACTCATCTCCTATCTCCCGACCGGCGGGGCTAAACTCCCCAATCCAACCATCTTACCATCCCCCCACCACACACGCAGTCGTTGAACCCCCCAAAGTAAACAAACAACATAGACGAAAAgccgccaacaccaacaccaacacaaCTACAATCACAACCACAACCAAAATGGCCCACAACGGAGCAACCTACGCAGACTGCGTCGCCTCCCTCCGCTCCTCCCTCgacttcctctcctcctccgtcgccgccctcgacgccggcgtctcCGACCTTCCCCGCgtcgcctccgtcctccgcCCGACCCGTCACTTCGAGCTGATCCCCCAGcccaccctcgccgccgccgaggcctccCTGCGCGACGAGATCGGGCCCCAGATCGCCCTGCTCCTTGAccgcgccgacgcccagaTCGCCCGCCGCGAGAGGCGCATCGAGACCCTCCAGGCCCGTTGCGAACTGCTTCAGGGCCGCCTGGCCCGGCCCGaggctgacgacgacgacgaaaataacggcggcggcggcggcggcgccaccaaGAAGTACAAGAATAGCAGGGGGGACGCGAAAAGAAAGCCGCTGGGTGGGGAGAGGGCCTTGAGAGCGAGGGCCGTGAGGCAGAGGAGGGAAGGGCTGGAGTATAGCGTCGAGAGGCTCGAGCTGGAGGTCCTGACCAAGGAGCGGGAACTGAGAAAGAGGCTGGACAAGGCATAGGGGAAGAATGGGCGTGTACAAGCTGGCGTGGACAATGTCACGGGCGATATTATCCCGGGCCCCGAGGCTTTGCTCGCGCTTCAAGTAGGGCGAGAGGCGAAAGGAACGTTGTTATGATACCCAATGGAAGAAGTCGGAGATAGGATCTCGGCGGATGAAGACAACTCTGtgcgccgagggcgacgggcTGTTGCTGAGAGCACGCCCGTCACTCGAGATGAGGCGGCCGTGTTGGTAGAGTTGACGGCCTGATGGAGGTTGTCAAGGAGACGGAATATATGGAATGTCACGGAGCCTACATGTGCCAAGCGAAACGAGGATGATTGAACGGAGTACACTAAGCATGAAGGGCCGTTTTTAAGAGCATTGTTATGTCGAGACTTTCACAGCCGTCACCGCCTGAACCTGACAACCTAGCCATTCGAAACACTTGGAGCCTACTTAGTCTCACCGATACAATCACGCAGACACCCGCTTCTCTCCAGTATGTGAAATGCCATTTATAAAACAGCAAGGGAATACAGATATGCATGTGTATCCCACTTGCGAGCCATCGTGGCTATCCGAATGACCGACCCGTTGCTCGTGAAAACCGCCCTGAAAAAACAAACGTAAAAATGAAAAAAAGGGGAAACGGCATGCCCACTATAACCCCTCGGTTTTAGCAATCATGGCAACATACACTAACAGTAATAGAGGGAGGGCCTGCACGCGGGGGTGGGCGAGTAGAAGTAGAAACAACAGGtagaagaaaaagaggccGTTTCGGCGGATATACGTGGTGCCGACCCGTGACTCCAAAAGGCGGCCATTGGTTTTATCCCGGACAAGAGACCCTAATGTACTCCAACAAGCAGTGAGCGCGAAACCATTCCCATTTCCCATATGGTCGTCTTCTTTTTGCTCCCATCTCCAACGGCGAAACGAAATTCGTGAGCTCATTATAACAGGATCAGGTAGTTGCTTGGCGCGATGCCTgtctcgcccgtctccttgCGCGCCTGCCACCACCGTCCGCTCACGTCGCTAACCTCCAGAATTTCGTgcttggagaaggagatctCGTTCGCATCGTCAGGGTTGGCCTCGTAGCTGTAGATGGCCTTCGCGCGGTAGGGATACTCGGTAGGCGGCACCACCTCCTGGTCTTGGCCGGGGGGCTTCGCGGCAGGCGGCGCCGCGTTGAATGTGGGCGGCACGCCTGAGCTGCGGGTCTGGGTGGTGGGGATGCCCTGGACGGGAGACGGGTTCTCGAAGCCGTTGAGCTGCGCCGACGTGTACATCTGGGGGGGCTGCACTGAGGTCGAGGTTTcggggcggccgccggcgtaCATCATTTGTCGGTTGCCGGATTCCTTCTGCAGGGCGAAGGAGTCGAGGTAGGCGCGCGGCTTCGCTGACGGGGCGGAGCCGAAGTAAAAGATCCAAACAATCTGGAGGCAGTCAGTATTTGTCCATCACACTGCAATCATCTGAACGTACGGTAACCATGGCCATCAGGATGAAGCCGGCACCAGCAGACTGGCGGGCGCCGATGGGCGAGTAGATGAGGGAGTGGATGGTGAGCGAGTTGAGGGCCAGGGCGGCACCCAAGTACCCCGTGAGGGCGACGTGGTAGGTCTGCGCCGTGTCGgaagcgacgacgacgaagacgccggcgatgaggaaCAGCATGTAGACAATGGTCCACCATGtaaagggggggaaagagcCGGTATTATCTGTGACTTGGGTCGTcgcgatgatggcgctgatAAATGCGATTATCCATGCAAGCTTGGGGATAGTTAACATCAAGCAGTCGCGAGGGCGAAGGGGGACCTGTGCGGGCGTCGACATAccatggagatggagacTGTGGCTAGGGCGAAGGGATCACCGATGATGTTCCCCAGATTAATGCCCTTCCTCCCGTACTGAACCCTTGATTGTTCCATTTTGCGCAATGACGGTGAATGAAGAGAACCGTAGGATGGCATAGAGAAAGATGTCGGGATTTGTCGGATAGCGATTAGTTGCCTGGGGGCAAGTGTCGAGAGTCGGTCTCGAAAGAGGACGGAGATGAGGAAATGGGTCGATCGACCTCaagacgtcgtcgagagacaGGCAGTCGAAGCGAACGAATCTCGGCAGGTGAGGGGGGTAAGCGGAACGGTGCGAGTCCAACGGTGAATACGTAATCCGAATGCTGCGAGGTGGCTGTCGTGGCTGGAATGCGATTCCTCGACACtgggaagaaagaaaaagagtGACTGGTGGTTGGGCCGTCGGCCAAAAATAGAGATAAGGGTGCCGTGGGATGTTGTTGTGATGGCTATGCCGAGTGATTCAGTGCGTCAGGTAGCGTGTGCGCTGGCCGTTGTGCTGATGAGGTTGGAACGTAGCAGGCTGAGTGGCAGCGAAGGAAGGCTGTCAGCAATGGTTGGGTGGATGAAAGGGTTTGTGTTCGGAATCTCGCCGACGAATGGTTCGGTTCAGAGGGTTGTCCAGCAAGGCAGCCTCTTTTCCAGGGAAAGTAGGAAGAAGAGCAATTGAAGAGTCGGAATGGCTGTTATGACGAAGCGAATCGAAGACGGCAGCGAAATGACTATGTCTGTCGGTAGGGGTaaagaagaaagagacaAAAGGTTGGGAAAGTCGAAGGAGTGAGGAATCGGAAGAAGAATGGATGGAAGGCGGGTAGAAggggaagaacaacaacaacaatgaaTGTCGAgtcgaaggagaggaaaggCGAGCGAGGTGCGTCGTTGGGAGACGAACGACGGGAGTAGTGTGTTGTAGGGGCAGCCAGAAGCCAAGAAAGGCTGTCGGGAGAGGAGTAGAGAGAGGTACGGGCGAGCGTTGGTTGTCGGTTGACGGCGTGAAATGAAGGGCAGCGACTAGCAGAATCCCAAAAAGGAAGCGGGCGGCGTGGGTAAACGAGGCAGAAAAACCGCTCCGGGCCACAGCAGCA
This window contains:
- a CDS encoding Putative class I glutamine amidotransferase — encoded protein: MPGNHSNTSSNDFQHHCTILTLYSNPPAAMAFNLSKPNRKIQAGVILTKGVTEMLDVAPFEFFGWTDETACRVMNLPEEMWKDAIDIELHWVSEDGKPVQMKSAAQIEPTDSFASCPPLDIALMGASVGHKTSDAEIAFIRKVYDQCSAFLTICGGVMPPLEAGILAGKTATGPRLVIGALRERAPAVNWVETRWAHDGKLWTSSSLLNGTDMMRAFVEATWGGKSGMFEALLDIGGFPARDVDFKDFKGHHYPMEKLEF
- a CDS encoding Putative DASH complex subunit Spc19 protein translates to MAHNGATYADCVASLRSSLDFLSSSVAALDAGVSDLPRVASVLRPTRHFELIPQPTLAAAEASLRDEIGPQIALLLDRADAQIARRERRIETLQARCELLQGRLARPEADDDDENNGGGGGGATKKYKNSRGDAKRKPLGGERALRARAVRQRREGLEYSVERLELEVLTKERELRKRLDKA
- a CDS encoding Putative SH3 domain-containing protein → MPSYGSLHSPSLRKMEQSRVQYGRKGINLGNIIGDPFALATVSISMLAWIIAFISAIIATTQVTDNTGSFPPFTWWTIVYMLFLIAGVFVVVASDTAQTYHVALTGYLGAALALNSLTIHSLIYSPIGARQSAGAGFILMAMVTIVWIFYFGSAPSAKPRAYLDSFALQKESGNRQMMYAGGRPETSTSVQPPQMYTSAQLNGFENPSPVQGIPTTQTRSSGVPPTFNAAPPAAKPPGQDQEVVPPTEYPYRAKAIYSYEANPDDANEISFSKHEILEVSDVSGRWWQARKETGETGIAPSNYLILL